From Triticum aestivum cultivar Chinese Spring chromosome 4A, IWGSC CS RefSeq v2.1, whole genome shotgun sequence, a single genomic window includes:
- the LOC123087854 gene encoding probable leucine-rich repeat receptor-like protein kinase At1g68400: MSHGVVAAVVAADFAVVGLVAALLFCYFWPRLSGRPSDRRHHEGEKIIYSSSPYGAAGVVTAAGGTYECGKMVFLEDAGGRRFELEELLRASAEMLGKGGYGTAYKAVLDDGSVVAVKRLRDAAPAAASTKKDFERHMVVLGHLRHPNVVPLNAYYYARDEKLLVYKFMPNGSLFSLLHGNRGLDRTLLDWAARMRIAVGAARGLAYIHHASWRGGMTPKLVHDNFKSTNILLDGSGEARLADCGLAQLGTSSPAASSTGYHALEAPAPASRPWASQKGDVYALGVVLLELLMGWCPGSELPNGGVVAELPRWVQSVVREEWTSEVFDLELMKDKGIEEEMVASSGGTTPDRFKPKAGASL; the protein is encoded by the exons CAGTTGTAGCCGCGGACTTCGCCGTGGTCGGGCTCGTGGCCGCGCTGCTCTTCTGCTACTTCTGGCCGCGCCTCTCCGGGCGGCCCAGCGACAGGCGCCACCACGAGGGGGAGAAGATCATCTACTCCTCCAGCCCGTACGGCGCTGCCGGAGTGGTCACGGCGGCCGGTGGCACGTACGAGTGTGGAAAGATGGTGTTTCTGGAGGACGCCGGTGGGAGGCGGTTCGAGCTGGAGGAGCTGCTGCGCGCGTCTGCGGAGATGCTCGGCAAAGGCGGCTACGGCACGGCGTACAAGGCGGTGCTCGACGACGGCAGCGTCGTGGCCGTGAAGCGGTTGCGCGACGCGGCGCCCGCGGCGGCGTCGACCAAGAAGGACTTCGAGCGCCACATGGTCGTGCTCGGCCACCTTCGCCACCCCAACGTCGTGCCGCTCAACGCCTACTACTACGCCCGCGACGAGAAGCTCCTCGTCTACAAGTTCATGCCCAACGGCagcctcttctccctcctccacG GTAACCGAGGGCTGGACCGGACGCTGTTGGACTGGGCGGCGCGCATGCGCATCGCGGTGGGCGCCGCGCGCGGTCTCGCCTACATCCACCACGCGAGCTGGCGCGGCGGGATGACGCCCAAGCTGGTGCACGACAACTTCAAGAGCACCAACATCCTGCTCGACGGGTCGGGCGAGGCCCGCCTCGCTGACTGCGGGCTGGCGCAGTTGGGCAcgtcgtcgccggcggcgagctcgacGGGGTACCATGCGCTcgaggcgccggcgccggcgtccCGGCCGTGGGCGTCGCAGAAGGGCGACGTGTACGCGCTCGGGGTGGTGCTGCTGGAGCTGCTGATGGGGTGGTGCCCGGGCAGCGAGCTGCCCAATGGCGGCGTGGTGGCGGAGCTGCCGCGGTGGGTGCAGTCGGTGGTGCGGGAGGAGTGGACGTCGGAGGTGTTCGACCTGGAGCTGATGAAGGACAAGGGCATCGAGGAGGAGATGGTGGCCAGCTCGGGCGGCACGACGCCGGACAGATTCAAACCAAAGGCAGGGGCCTCTTTGTAA